CTGTGTTTTACCACATAAATCCATCAGATATTCGACATCAAAGAGGAAGTTTTGGAGAAGCATTGGCTAAACATGCAGAGAAATTGAATGGAGACATGAAGTTGCAGATGTGGAAGGCAGCCCTACTAGAAGTTGCTAGTTTGTCCGGAGACCATTTGAGAAATGGGTATTTCTAACTCTGACTAGCTGCTTAATTAATTTGTGTCTGCatcttgtgtatatatatagtactacgtACGTATCAACTAaacttattatttcttatttaccatttttttttatcaatttttacgtattgaattttcaagaaaataaaatttaagttaATTAGAAGCCTGTCTTTTGAAGAATTTAAAGATCATTCGGAGGAGGGGAAAAAAgaaccaagaaaaataattgaagttcgttgtttattataaattttctggctcccataaataataaaataaataaatatatcaaaataatttagtagggaaataaatttaataatgaaAGGTTCTAGCAAAACGTTGATCGAGAATTAACTTGCGATCAACTGTTCAAATTATTTACATTATGTTTTTCGTGCGTAGAGCTATATTCATTAATAATTGttctttacatatatatatatatatataggaacgAATCTAAATTCATTGAAGGAATCGTTCAAGACATCTCAAGATTTCTAGTAAATCATTCATATTTACCTGTTGCGAAGTATCCGGTTGGCTTAGACTCCCAGTTACGGGATATCATGAATTTGCATTTAAGTGTTGGGACAAATGACGTACGAATGGTAGGGATCTTAGGACTAGGTGGAATTGGTAAGACATCTCTAGCCAAAGCAATTTCGAACTCgattgctttccgatttgaagCTAGTTGTTTTCTTCCAAATGTCAGTGACACTTCGAATCAAGTGCATGGTTTGGTTCAATTGCAGGAGACCCTTCTTTCTAAGGTCTTTAAAGATTGTAGAAGTTTGAAGATTGATAGTAGTGATACGGGAACCATTATGATAAAGCGCATGCTTCGTTTTAAAAGAGTTCTTTTAATTCTTGATGGTGTAGACCACTTGACCCAATTAGAAACATTAGCAGGAGCTTGTGATTGGTTTGGTAAGGGAAGTAGAATCATCATCACAACAAGAGATCAACACTTATTGACTACTCATGGAGTTGATTCAACATACAAGATGACAGGATTGAATCACCGTGATgcttttcaattattttgttgGCATGCTTTCAAAAAACCGAAACCAGTTGAGGGTTATGAAAAATTTGTAGAACAAATCATAAATTATGCTGGGTGCCTTCCACTAGCTTTATTGGTGCTTGGTTCGGATTTATATGGTAGAAGTGAAAGTCAGTGGAAAGGTTCGATGGATGAGTACAAGAAAATCCCTCACCAAGATAttcaaaaaatacttcaaaCAAGTTATGATAGGTTAAGTGAAGATGAAAAGAATGTTTTTCTTGACATTGCATGTTTTTTCAATGGACAATTACGGCTTGATGATGTCACTGTAAAGATACTAGATAGCTTTggtttttgtccaaacttttcGATCCCAAGGCTTAGGGAGAAGTGTCTTATTTCGGAGTTTGATGGAGGACTGCAAATGCATGACTTGTTACGAGATATGGGTAGAGAAGTTGTTCGACAAGAATCGCCCAAAAATCCAGGAGCACGTAGcagattattttttcataaagaCATTCGCGAAGTACTGGAGTATGATATAGTAAGTCAGATCAAAATATCTTTCAATTAAACATTGTTTCTTTAGCACATGTGACATATacttgtgtgtatatataaatatatgaataaataaataaaattatttttttattttgttggctTACTTAAACAATCATTGTCTTCCTATATAGGCAACAGATAGAGTTGAAGCAATTGTTATAGATTTACCTGAAGGTGATGATACCATTTGCTTGAGTCCCAAGGCCTTCAAGAATATGAAAAGACTCAGATTATTTAGATGCCACAATGCACACTTTTCTGAAGAACTTAATTGTCTACCTAATGGATTAAGAGTGCTTGATTGGCCTAATTGTCCTTTACAATCTATGCCATCTAAATTTCGTGGAGACAAACTCTTTATTCTACGAATGCCCCGTAGTCACATCCAGAAGATACGGTTCGAATTTAAGGTACaattattattgttttccatatttctttctttaaacttaatttgatgttattttctttttaacagaATCTCATGGTAATGAATTTCCGTGGTTGTGAATTCTTAACGAAAATCTCGGATATTTCAAAGTGCCCAAATTTGCAACAAATGGATTTTAAAGACTGTAAAAATCTAGTCAAAGTTCATAAATCTGTTGCATTACTTGATAAGCTTGGTAGGTTGAATCTTAGTGGATGTACCAACCTAAAGAGCTTTCCAAAGGGACTGCTGTTGAGATCTCTGCAATTCCTTGATGGCCATTTGGATGCATCCGTTGAAGATATTGGAAATTTAGCAAATCCAATGGGTCATGGAAGTCAACTTTCTAAGAGGCGTCGTGTTGATTATGACGACGACCAAGATGATCACAACATTGAATCCAACTTGTTGACTTGATGACCTCACATTTGTTTCAAACTCAAACGTCTCAATATTAGGTGCGCGAGGTCGATGGCGCCATGTTACTTATGATGAAAATGATGTAGCGGCTTTTTGTGGGAAGggtatctatatattaaatgagttgaatctctatttcatttcattaattttcatGCCACGGcctattagaattttttttttttttcattaggaGAATGTTAGATCTATAAATtgattctataaaaatatacacgacttgagatgagatgagatgagacgcTAGATCGTACAATTAACAATATTTCTTTTACTGAACAATATCTCAAACTCAATTAAAGAGAACGTCATACCAACCAACTCATAAAGACAGaacatttatatatgtatatacgaTCTAAATTTTAGAACAAAATATTGTCAAAATATCGAAACATCTAGAAAACTACCGAAATATGCTtcccatgatttttttttttttcttatccatTAAAACAACCTTGAAGGATTTCGTTTAGAACTTCCTCAACAAAGAAGATTCGCATAATCCTTGCTCTAACAGATTTGAAGAATTcaacagcatatatatatatatataaattctacaaGATATATTGGTTTTCCCCAAGGGAGTGATTCGTGGCAAAAAGTCATGTTTTTGTGGGAAAAAGATGCCTGTGTGAAGCTCGTGGCGTAAAACTCGCCGCAAAAAGTATTATTGCCCACAAAAGGTTTAAGTCATGGGCAATATCTATGTTTTCCCACGACACATCTCGTGGCAAGAGCCGATGAAGCTTGTCGCAAAAGCACATCCATTTTCGTTTATGTGAGAATAGGAGCAAATACTAGGAGAGGTACTGGTGGGTATTAGTATTACTCACTACAACATTTGTGGGAAAAAATTTCTACCGGTAAAAAAAAGGTATTTGCCGCTAATTGTCTTCGTGGAAAATGCtaaaagaatttagaaaaaaaaaataataattgtaaaagcaaaaacaaatgagacTGAGCCAAAAATGatcataaaaaattgtttaatataaactaaaaaattatatacaaaccaACGTAACCATGAAATGCAATAAACCACCATCCATTAAAATTCAATACATAACAACCAGCACACCAATGAAATGCAATAAAACCACTTTGAACATAGTCTATCCAGCTGTTAATATCAATATACAAATGTTCTTTAAAGCTTCATACACACCAACAATAATCCCAACCAACATATCACTTCAATATTTACTACCAATTCACATCATTCCACTTCACACTTCCATATATATAACTCAAAATCTTGTATTGTAAGACATATCAACATGCTTGCTGCCCATGTAATCCAATCCAATACaaatatagatattttattcaaataacacTTTTTTGAAATGTGTTCAGTACATACAACATAAAGACATTGGCCTATAGACTGTTAGTAAGCTAATAAGTCAGTATTTGTGATAAATACATTGGCCTATAGATTGTTAGAATGTCATAGCATGTCCCAAAGAACAAGCACCCATGTGAGCAAGATACTTTCCTTTCTTGCAATCAGATAATAAGGTACAAAAATTAAACCACGCcaatcacaacttaaaaatatataaatgaaaatgcAAGACTAACCCAACTAAGAAGGcacaaataaatgcaatagcAGAGACTAGAGAGTAACTCACCTGGAATTTATTAAGGACCATCACTGCAGCAATAGACTAGCCCAAACCTTTTGAAATAAGATGCTGAATCAGTAGGAGGATATCAATGCCCATCTTCTATTGCTTATTAAATTGACAAAAAGAAAGCTACATCTTCTACccaacataaacatgaactcaCTCTGTATAACAAAATCGAACCTCCATATACGACTGAAAGCAACAGTAAATGATAACAAAGTTAAGAACCATCTACAATAAGGTTCCAATTAAAGCCATGAT
This is a stretch of genomic DNA from Carya illinoinensis cultivar Pawnee chromosome 15, C.illinoinensisPawnee_v1, whole genome shotgun sequence. It encodes these proteins:
- the LOC122295856 gene encoding disease resistance protein Roq1-like → MASPSSHSLVTSPWLYDVFLSFRGEDTRDIFTAHLNHALTEKGIRTFIDEDEVKRGDEISPVLLQAIEDSRISIIVFSKNYASSTWCLDELLKILECKKSKQQLVLPVFYHINPSDIRHQRGSFGEALAKHAEKLNGDMKLQMWKAALLEVASLSGDHLRNGNESKFIEGIVQDISRFLVNHSYLPVAKYPVGLDSQLRDIMNLHLSVGTNDVRMVGILGLGGIGKTSLAKAISNSIAFRFEASCFLPNVSDTSNQVHGLVQLQETLLSKVFKDCRSLKIDSSDTGTIMIKRMLRFKRVLLILDGVDHLTQLETLAGACDWFGKGSRIIITTRDQHLLTTHGVDSTYKMTGLNHRDAFQLFCWHAFKKPKPVEGYEKFVEQIINYAGCLPLALLVLGSDLYGRSESQWKGSMDEYKKIPHQDIQKILQTSYDRLSEDEKNVFLDIACFFNGQLRLDDVTVKILDSFGFCPNFSIPRLREKCLISEFDGGLQMHDLLRDMGREVVRQESPKNPGARSRLFFHKDIREVLEYDIATDRVEAIVIDLPEGDDTICLSPKAFKNMKRLRLFRCHNAHFSEELNCLPNGLRVLDWPNCPLQSMPSKFRGDKLFILRMPRSHIQKIRFEFKNLMVMNFRGCEFLTKISDISKCPNLQQMDFKDCKNLVKVHKSVALLDKLGRLNLSGCTNLKSFPKGLLLRSLQFLDGHLDASVEDIGNLANPMGHGSQLSKRRRVDYDDDQDDHNIESNLLT